The sequence CATTATCAATGCGATAGGTCATGCCTTCAGCTAAGCGAAGACCAAAAGGCAAAACAAGGTTGATTTTGCTGTCGGTTGCACTTGGAATAACCTCAATAGCCATGACGCGCTGACCATTATTTTGCATTTGCTGTTGTGATACACTACAGATTTTTTTGGAATTTTGCACACCGCAAGATACAGTCCAATCTTGGAATGTTTCTTGTACGGTACTTGCACCGCCGGAGAAACTAACTGAATTTGCGGCAGGAGCTGCATCTTGTGCAGAAGCGACCCCAAGTCCAGCGATGCTCAATACAGCTGCGATCAACAGTTTTTTCATCATATTTCTTCCTGTTTCATAGTCATAGATTGTGGCTTTACATTAA comes from Bartonella sp. HY038 and encodes:
- a CDS encoding invasion associated locus B family protein, yielding MMKKLLIAAVLSIAGLGVASAQDAAPAANSVSFSGGASTVQETFQDWTVSCGVQNSKKICSVSQQQMQNNGQRVMAIEVIPSATDSKINLVLPFGLRLAEGMTYRIDNGAPATTAFNTCYPGGCVANLPLTNQLVSGLKSGQNLILVGKAFDGGQDVTLTVSLKGFSAGLDRAVALQQ